The Vitis riparia cultivar Riparia Gloire de Montpellier isolate 1030 chromosome 10, EGFV_Vit.rip_1.0, whole genome shotgun sequence genome includes a region encoding these proteins:
- the LOC117923480 gene encoding uncharacterized protein LOC117923480 isoform X2: MEAGAGTAKTGPGGKPTGSAGKPTGPGGKPTGPGGKPTGPGGKPSGPGGKPTGPGGKPSGPGGKPSGPGGKPTGPGGKPRPPVKPQRVTCYNHGSKCFLKYVTCPVQCPKVQPKDGKSKGCFLDCYSPKCEAVCRGRKPNCNGVGAACFDPRFIGGDGIVFYFHGKGNEHFSLVSDINLQINSRFIGLRPAGRTRDYTWIQALGLMFGSHTFTLEATRTEKWDNEEDHLQFSYDGEALSIPEGLYSEWTSPENNLKVERIASKNSATVTLSEAVEISVNVIPVTEEDNRIHNYQIPSNDSFAHLEVQFRFFNLSAQVEGVLGQTYQPNFHNTAKAGVAMPIVGGADKYRTSSLLSADCKSCLFSPSNNVTGEGLLSMEYATLDCTGGVGSGNGIVCRK; the protein is encoded by the exons GCAAACCCACAGGTTCAGCAGGAAAACCAACAGGTCCAGGAGGAAAACCAACAGGTCCAGGAGGCAAACCAACAGGTCCAGGAGGGAAACCATCAGGTCCAGGAGGCAAACCAACAGGTCCAGGAGGAAAACCATCAGGTCCAGGAGGCAAACCATCAGGTCCAGGAGGCAAACCAACAGGTCCTGGAGGCAAACCACGACCGCCTGTCAAGCCACAGCGTGTGACATGCTACAACCATGGTAGCAAATGCTTTTTGAAATATGTAACATGCCCAGTTCAGTGTCCCAAGGTCCAACCGAAAGATGGGAAATCTAAGGGATGCTTTCTTGATTGTTACTCCCCCAAATGTGAGGCTGTTTGCAGAG GACGTAAACCAAATTGCAATGGCGTGGGAGCTGCCTGCTTTGACCCTCGCTTCATAGGTGGAGATGGCATTGTGTTCTACTTCCATGGCAAGGGCAATGAGCATTTCAGCCTGGTCTCTGAtatcaatctccaaatcaattCCCGGTTCATTGGTCTCCGCCCTGCTGGAAGAACCCGGGACTATACATGGATCCAGGCCTTGGGTCTCATGTTTGGCTCTCACACCTTTACCCTTGAAGCCACAAGAACAGAAAAATGGGACAACGAGGAGGATCACTTGCAGTTCTCTTACGATGGAGAAGCTTTATCCATTCCAGAAGGCCTTTACTCGGAATGGACCTCTCCAGAGAACAATCTCAAAGTGGAGAGGATTGCAAGCAAGAACAGCGCCACAGTCACCCTCTCAGAAGCTGTAGAGATATCAGTTAATGTGATTCCAGTGACGGAGGAAGACAACAGAATCCACAATTACCAGATACCTTCCAACGACAGTTTCGCCCACTTGGAAGTACAATTCAGGTTCTTTAATCTGTCAGCACAAGTAGAGGGAGTTCTTGGGCAGACTTACCAACCTAACTTCCACAATACAGCAAAAGCGGGTGTTGCAATGCCTATTGTGGGTGGGGCGGACAAGTACAGGACTAGTTCTCTTCTCTCGGCAGACTGTAAGTCATGCCTGTTCTCTCCCAGCAACAACGTGACAGGAGAGGGCTTACTATCAATGGAATATGCCACACTTGACTGCACCGGTGGGGTTGGCAGCGGCAATGGAATAGTGTGCAGGAAATGA
- the LOC117923480 gene encoding uncharacterized protein LOC117923480 isoform X1, translating to MKASSIQSVVIVLLLCVSLGVMEAGAGTAKTGPGGKPTGSAGKPTGPGGKPTGPGGKPTGPGGKPSGPGGKPTGPGGKPSGPGGKPSGPGGKPTGPGGKPRPPVKPQRVTCYNHGSKCFLKYVTCPVQCPKVQPKDGKSKGCFLDCYSPKCEAVCRGRKPNCNGVGAACFDPRFIGGDGIVFYFHGKGNEHFSLVSDINLQINSRFIGLRPAGRTRDYTWIQALGLMFGSHTFTLEATRTEKWDNEEDHLQFSYDGEALSIPEGLYSEWTSPENNLKVERIASKNSATVTLSEAVEISVNVIPVTEEDNRIHNYQIPSNDSFAHLEVQFRFFNLSAQVEGVLGQTYQPNFHNTAKAGVAMPIVGGADKYRTSSLLSADCKSCLFSPSNNVTGEGLLSMEYATLDCTGGVGSGNGIVCRK from the exons ATGAAGGCATCAAGCATTCAATCCGTGGTGATAGTTCTCCTATTATGTGTCTCATTGGGGGTGATGGAAGCAGGGGCAGGTACTGCCAAAACAGGTCCAGGAGGCAAACCCACAGGTTCAGCAGGAAAACCAACAGGTCCAGGAGGAAAACCAACAGGTCCAGGAGGCAAACCAACAGGTCCAGGAGGGAAACCATCAGGTCCAGGAGGCAAACCAACAGGTCCAGGAGGAAAACCATCAGGTCCAGGAGGCAAACCATCAGGTCCAGGAGGCAAACCAACAGGTCCTGGAGGCAAACCACGACCGCCTGTCAAGCCACAGCGTGTGACATGCTACAACCATGGTAGCAAATGCTTTTTGAAATATGTAACATGCCCAGTTCAGTGTCCCAAGGTCCAACCGAAAGATGGGAAATCTAAGGGATGCTTTCTTGATTGTTACTCCCCCAAATGTGAGGCTGTTTGCAGAG GACGTAAACCAAATTGCAATGGCGTGGGAGCTGCCTGCTTTGACCCTCGCTTCATAGGTGGAGATGGCATTGTGTTCTACTTCCATGGCAAGGGCAATGAGCATTTCAGCCTGGTCTCTGAtatcaatctccaaatcaattCCCGGTTCATTGGTCTCCGCCCTGCTGGAAGAACCCGGGACTATACATGGATCCAGGCCTTGGGTCTCATGTTTGGCTCTCACACCTTTACCCTTGAAGCCACAAGAACAGAAAAATGGGACAACGAGGAGGATCACTTGCAGTTCTCTTACGATGGAGAAGCTTTATCCATTCCAGAAGGCCTTTACTCGGAATGGACCTCTCCAGAGAACAATCTCAAAGTGGAGAGGATTGCAAGCAAGAACAGCGCCACAGTCACCCTCTCAGAAGCTGTAGAGATATCAGTTAATGTGATTCCAGTGACGGAGGAAGACAACAGAATCCACAATTACCAGATACCTTCCAACGACAGTTTCGCCCACTTGGAAGTACAATTCAGGTTCTTTAATCTGTCAGCACAAGTAGAGGGAGTTCTTGGGCAGACTTACCAACCTAACTTCCACAATACAGCAAAAGCGGGTGTTGCAATGCCTATTGTGGGTGGGGCGGACAAGTACAGGACTAGTTCTCTTCTCTCGGCAGACTGTAAGTCATGCCTGTTCTCTCCCAGCAACAACGTGACAGGAGAGGGCTTACTATCAATGGAATATGCCACACTTGACTGCACCGGTGGGGTTGGCAGCGGCAATGGAATAGTGTGCAGGAAATGA